The following proteins are encoded in a genomic region of Takifugu rubripes chromosome 9, fTakRub1.2, whole genome shotgun sequence:
- the bcl2l13 gene encoding bcl-2-like protein 13 isoform X2: protein MAASGPASATSSTSATTVPDGFHYETKYIVLSYLGLLPRPQGLIRAEGDNQEESKRNSVIKPQIQEELRRLEDEITASFPTTGFEQHMSLVFNPSNPESSVEDCLAAVGDRVARELDTNLAAAVDTLLTGPIDYQRFRDVALDLSSHTQAGWNKVLVPLVLLQVLQWEGQSLTTLLQLGLRFLEEEQAAFIIHEGGWCEIFGLEPEGEPGVTIAEDSNDIYILSGEKYPDQLSPPSSLLCAGESSSEHSSWPTESLPVSLAGHESWAQVGEMDPEELKSLDSNEGVALAEERSENNSSNSDIVHVEREEAELLEEASEAGVIEESMMSVLGTESELAELREECLEGVPPVSVSTAAGSSTPASLLSLEEPVVIEIPTVYSAEPSFASSELLPPDAESAIPPASEPEPSAALSVPAVETESEPEPAAAPAPAPVEVAPASSDRETSSSPAEAEANPDPVPGGEPELEPNAVPPPPEPETVEVPEVAEAVTPISGAAAEAPAEEPPAQLNQAPELQVLVYGGATLVALAAVIIYSVIRYRRK from the exons GAGATAACCAGGAGGAGAGCAAGAGGAATTCTGTGATAAAACCTCAGATACAGGAAGAGCTAAGACGGCTGGAAGATGAAATAACTGCTT cctttCCCACAACAGGTTTCGAGCAACACATGTCACTGGTGTTTAATCCATCCAACCCAGAGAGCTCGGTGGAAGACTGTCTCGCTGCCGTGGGAGACCGTGTGGCCCGAGAGCTTGACACAAACCTGGCAGCAGCTGTCGACACACTCCTCACAGG ACCCATAGACTACCAGAGATTCAGAGATGTGGCACTGGATCTCTCGTCCCATACTCAAGCTGGCTGGAACAAG GTCTTAGTACCTTTGGTGCTGCTCCAGGTTTTACAGTGGGAGGGCCAGTCACTGACAACACTGTTACAGTTGGGGTTGCGTTttctggaggaggaacaggcTGCCTTCATTATCCATGAAGGAGGATGg TGTGAAATATTTGGCCTGGAGCCTGAAGGGGAGCCAGGGGTGACCATTGCTGAAGACAGCAACGACATTTACATCCTGTCCGGGGAGAAGTATCCTGACCAGCtcagcccaccttcatcactgCTTTGTGCAGGAGAGAGCAGCAGCGAGCACAGCTCCTGGCCCACGGAAAGCTTACCCGTTTCTCTGGCCGGCCACGAGTCTTGGGCTCAGGTGGGCGAGATGGACCCTGAAGAGTTGAAGAGTCTGGACAGTAATGAAGGGGTGGCACTGGCTGAAGAGCGTAGCGAGAACAACTCCTCTAACTCGGACATTGTCCACGTCGAGCGTGAGGAGGCTGAACTGCTTGAGGAGGCCTCTGAAGCTGGAGTGATAGAAGAGAGCATGATGAGTGTTTTAGGCACAGAGAGTGAGCTGGCTGAGCTCAGGGAAGAGTGTTTGGAGGGTGTGCCCCCTGTTTCAGTatcaacagcagcaggcagcagcaccCCAGCCTCCCTGCTATCATTGGAGGAACCTGTTGTAATTGAAATACCCACAGTCTACTCTGCAGAACCTTCCTTTGCCTCCTCCGAGTTACTTCCTCCAGATGCAGAATCTGCCATACCCCCTGCCTCTGAgccagaaccttcagcagctTTATCTGTCCCTGCAGTAGAAACAGAGTCTGAgccagaaccagcagctgccCCTGCCCCAGCACCTGTTGAGGTAGCACCAGCATCTTCAGACCGGGAAACTTCTTCCAGTCCAGCAGAAGCTGAagccaaccctgaccctgttcctggaggagaaccagagcTAGAGCCCAATGCAGTGCCTCCCCCACCAGAACCAGAGACTGTGGAAGTACCAGAGGTAGCGGAGGCTGTTACCCCAATTTCAGGGGCTGCTGCAGAAGCCCCAGCTGAGGAGCCACCAGCTCAGCTCAACCAAGCACCGGAGCTCCAAGTGCTGGTCTATGGTGGTGCGACGCTGGTGGCCCTCGCTGCTGTTATCATATATAGCGTCATCAGATACAGGAGAAAGTAG